GGCGCAAGCTCAATATTCGAGCTGAAAGCGGCTATCGTATCAAGACGGTCTATCAGCATGGTTATCGACTTGAAGAATTAATGGATGCGGGTGCTGCCGCGGTATAACTGAATAACATTAATGCTCACAGAGAGCATCTATTGAGGATAGTGCAATGGGCTCTTTGCGCTCGATGAATTGGCTTTTATCTATATTTGTAATGTTGGTGTTGGCTTTGCCACAGTCTGTGGCAGAAGACTGGCTGTATACCGTTCGTAAAGGTGACACGATCTGGGGCTTGTCACATAAATACCTTAAAGAACCCTTAAAATTTCAAGAAATCCAAAAATACAACAATATTCAACTCGATCGTCAGTTGCCACCCGGTGTGACCTTAAAATTCCCGATGGAGTACCTCAAGTTTGCCCCTGCGGAAGTGGATGTTACTGCCATTAATGGTTCGGTTTATTTTGTTCGACGAGGAATTAAAAAGCCCTTAACGCTTCAACACACCTTGGTATTGGACGATATCTTAGTCACGGAGAAAGACTCGAGCGTCGCCTTGCTATTCGCTGATGGCTCTAAGCTGCTGTTAGGCGAAAACTCTGAGCTGGTGTTCGATATTCAAACTAAATGGGGCGAGACCGGCATGGTCGATAGCCGTATGCGTTTGATGAAAGGCTCGGCGGAAGGGCGCGTTAAGCCGTTGATTGGTCCGGGCGCTAATTTTGAAGTACAGACACCGTCAGCCGTAGCGACCGTTCGTGGTACTGAGTTTAGGGTTCGTGTTGATGACAAGGATCCAGGAGTGGTGTTCAATGAAGTGGACGAAGGAACCGTCGCAGTGCAGTTGCATGAAAATCGGGCCTCAGTAAAACAGGGTTTTGGCATTAAAACGGCCACTAATTTGCCGTTATCGAAACCTAAAGCGTTGCTACCAAAACCGATATTTGTGAATGCTCAGGATAAATATCCAGGACACCCAGTAACGCTTACCTGGCAGTCGATTGATGGTGCCAAAGACTATTATTTTGAGCTCTTTGAAGATGCTGCAATGACCAAGTTAGCGCATAAGGCGGTATTAAGCAGCAATCAAGTCGAGTTACCTGAGGTTGAGCTGGGAGCTTATAGTGTTCGAGTAAGAGCGATTGATAGCGATGGCTTGCAGGGCTTAAATGGCACTCATAGATTCGTCATATCGCCAGTCCCTTCCAGTCCTAGCTTAGAGCAAGGGGCGTCAAGTTATCTAACGGGCCAACCGATTGAGTTTCAATGGAGTGAAAAATCGGATGCGACCAGTTATCGCTGGCGACTGGCTGAAGATCGTCAGTTTCAGAGTCTGGTGACTGAAGAAATCCTAACAACTACACGCAAAACTTTGGCCGCTGGCTTACCAGCTGGGACTTATTACTGGGATGTTGCGGCAGGAAATAATCAGGGCTTTGGCAAGAGCTCAGTCGCCGCAAGTTTTGATGTTAAGCTGCCACAACAGCCAGTAGTGACGCCGATTGCTGAAAGCATGCCGTCCGATGAAGCCTTAAGTGTTTATTGGAGTCAAGTGGCCATGGCAACGGAATATCAGTGGCAAATAAGTTCTGATCGAGACTTCAAACGTATTATCGAAGAAGGAACCACTCGGGATACTCGGGTCGATGTTAGCGACTTGCCAGAGCAGCAGCTTTATATCCGAGTGGCAGCTAAAGGACCTTATAATCAATTTCGTTATTCTGAGATTCAAGAAATTGACATCGTAGAGCCAAGCAATGGTAAAACGGCATTTAGCATTGGCTCGGTACTTCTATTCATCCTAATGCTTTAAGGTTTTTTGTGTTTGAGAAGCGTCGGTTCTTTACCAAAGGTGGCATTGCATTTGCCACCGCTCTCGCCGTAACGGCATTCTTCCTATCCTATTTTAAGGTTTTTCAGCCTGTTGAGCTGCTGGCCTATGATCGGATGTTGCGTTTACAAACCACCCAATATTCAGACAATGTGGTTATTGTTTCGATGGATGAAAAAAGCTTACGTCAGTATGGACCTTTGCCGTGGCCACGTGAGCTACATGCTAAGGCAATAGAGCGACTGACCCAAGCGAGAGTGAAGGCCATTGGTTATGACGTTTTGTTTAACAAAGAAAAAGATGACGGAGATAAAGCCCTAACCAAGGCCGTGAGCGACAGTGGTAAGATTGTTTTTCCCGTGCTTATCGACGAGTTAAAGCAAGATGGCCAGTTAATAGAGCTGCAACCTTTCCCCGAACTGTATCAGGCGAGCGCTGAGCTGGGTATGGTTCATTTCGAGCTTGATAGTGACAACATTGCGCGTGGGGTATATTTAAAATCTGGGCTGGGTGAACCTTATTGGCGAGCATTCGCAGCTGAAGTCCTTGATGTGGCCAATGGTGATGAAACCTTTCAGTTGCCTTTCGAGGATGGTAAGTCGGAAGAAGCCTCTTATAATCTGACCAAGATCGAAAAAACACACTTCGCATTAATCCCTTACAAAAAAAATCGAGATTACTTTCCTCGGGTGAGTTTTGTTGATTTGGTTGAAGGTGAAATTGATCCCAATGTGCTTAATGGGCGCACCGTGTTTGTTGGAGTCACTGCAACGGCGGCACGAAATGCTGATTTTTTGCCGGTGCCAGTCAATCGTGATGGGCAGATCATGTCGGGTGTTGAAATCAATGCGACTTTGTTCAACGGTCTCAGCAACGATGAATTGATTTTGCCGGTGAACCTGCTGCTGTCGAGCATTATTTCAGGCTTTTTGGTGTTGGTTTTATTCATGCTCATTCCGCGTTCAATGCCAAGACATAACGTGTATCTGGTATTTGTGTTGGCATTTACCATGATGTTTGTCAGCTGGGTGATGCTGCATGGCGCCAACCGATGGCTGCCGATGGTCACGCCAGCCATTGTGATGATTCTCGGTTACTTCCTCTGGGTGTGGCGAGCGGTGGTAACCAATATGGCCTTTTTCCGCCGCACGGTTAAGCGATTACAGCTCGAAGTTAGCAACAGTTTTGAGCCAGACGTCCGAGCCACTTACGAGCAACATTTTACTTTCTGGAAACGGCTAAAATTAATCCGTGGATGGTCGAATGACGAGCGAGACATTGTAGACTTTGACCGAAGTATTCCTATTGAGGTAGGTAATCGACCTTGGTTGATTGAGCTTGAGAAGCAAAGCGAACAAGAACGGCGATTATTCAACAAACTGTATGAACAGTCGACCTTAACGGAGGAAGTCGAGGCAACGCAAGGAAGTGTGATTGAGGATAAAGTCGCTCAAGTACAAACAGCCATCACGAAAATTAACTTCCTTAGACGATTTGTCGAGAAAACCATGGATAAGATGTCCGACGGTATCATGCTGCTCGACATGTCAGGCATCGTCTTTTACGCCAATCTCGAAGCCAAAAAATACATGAAAATCAATGATGGTGATGATATTTTCTCTGTGCTGTCACAGCTGAATATACAGTCTAATAACGACTGGGCGGAAGAGTTAAAAAGCGTGATGCTAACCGGTGTGGGGCGTGAAGTTCAGGCGACCAATCATAACAAAAGCTACTTTAAAGTTGGTTTCTCGCTACTGGACAACATTGATGGTCAGGACTTTATTATTATCAATCTGGCCGACATTACTTCTGTTAAGCGTGAGCAGCAGCGACAGTTAGAGATGATTGATTTCATTTCACACGACTTGCGCTCGCCGATGACATCGGTGCTTGCTTTGTTGGGGCAGTTTCGAGCCGATAGCAGTAAGCTGGGTATCGATGAACTGAACTCAAAGGTTGAGCGATTAACCAAGTCGAGCTTGTCTTTGGCGGAGCACTTCTTGATGCTGTCTAGAGCTGAGAGTGATATAGAAATGCCGCTTTATCCGGTTGAGCTTCTGGATAGTATTGATAATGCTTTAGCGACAGCGCGTCCCCTTGCTAAGGACAAGAACATTCGCTTAACGTTTAATTTTGCCGATTATGACGATACTTGGCTTCAAGCCAATGAGGATCTTCTGGAGCGCGTGGTCCTCAACCTATTGACCAATGCAATTAAGTATTCACCTGCGGACAGCGTGGTGTCGATTACGTTGGAAGAGGACGAAAAAGACGTGCGTCTGTTAGTGCACGATCAAGGCGAGGGCATCAATAAGGAACAAATGGAAACAATCTTTGAGCCATTCTCAAGGATTCGACGCCATGAAATAGCTAAGATCAAAGGCATTGGTTTGGGGCTTCGGTTTGTCAAAGCTGCGATGGAGCGCTTTGGCGGAAGTGTGTCGGTTGAAAGTGTTCTTGGGGAAGGTTCCTGCTTTATTTTGTCATTTCCGCAGTCTGTGGTGGTCGATGATGACCCCAATGATATTAGCTAAACTAATCAAGCTGATGAAAAAAGATCGTTTTTCTAATCGCAAATAGCCCTCTAAAATAGCTGTTCACTTTATAAACACTTTAAGCGGAGGCAAGACATGTACCAAAACGTTCAGAAACATCTGGCCATGATTGGCTTAGTCTGTGCGATTGTCTTGTGGGCAGCATCATTTGTCGCAATGAAATATGCGATCGCGGAATTTGGGCCGATTTTAACGGTGTTCTTGCGCATGATTTTGGCGGCGGCGGTATTGATCTTTTTCTTACGTCCGATGGCCAAAAAGCAACAATACCAAAAGGGTGACTGGTGGTTACTCTTGTTGTTGGCGTTGTGTGAGCCCTGCCTCTACTTTATCTTTGAAAGCTATGCCCTGACTTACACTACTGCCTCAGAAGCCGGCATGATTACATCGTTGCAGCCTATTATGGTTGCAGTGGCTGCCTATTACTTACTAAAAGAAAAGCTTAACAGTCGATTGATTGTTGGTTGCTTAATGGCCGTTGCTGGTGTGGTGTGGTTAACCTTGAGTGGCGAAAGTAGTGAGCACGCTTCTAATCCTATGTTGGGTAATGCGTTAGAGTTTGGCGCAATTACCGCTGCTGCTGCTTACTGTTTGTTGGCGAGAAAGTTGTCACAACGTTATTCGCCGGTATTTTTAACGCTGCTACAGATGATCATGGGAACCTTATTCTTCCTACCATTTTTATTGGTACAAGATACTGTGATCCCGACGGATGTTTCGGCTGAGGGCGTGATTGCAATTTTATTCCTAGCATTTGGTGTCAATATCTTCGCATTTACCTGCTACAACTTTGCCTTTAAAACCATGCCCGCGAGTAAAGTCGGAAGCATGATGAATTTGTTACCGATAGGGACATTATTTTTTGGATGGCTTATATTGGATGAACAGCTGAACGGCACTCAATACTTGGCCGCAGGCTTGGTTTTACTGGGTGTGATTTGGTCGCAAACTAAACCAAGAAGCACCGTATTTGTCGAGCACTATGTGGTGCGTAAATCCATGCGTGAGAGGGCAAAGCAAAGACTATTAAGAGGGTTTGGCCTGGAAAAGGGTGAGTCCTCAGAGTATCAGCCCCAAGCAAAGGCCGAGCCGAAAGCAGAATCCTAGTCCTTTTGGCTGAGTCCCTCAGTCATTGAAAATAAAAAAAGCCCTGACTGTTCTGAGAGAAGAGTCAGGGCTTTTTTATGAGGGAGTCTAGACGTTAGAGGTTAAAAGCAGCTTTGATGCGCTGCTCAAATTGTTCAGCATTCTCGAAGCCTGTCGCTCGGAAGTTAGGCAGCTCATTACCTTCAAGATCGAAGAACATAATACTCGGCAAACCCAGGACATCGTAAGCCTGCATCAGCTCAATATCATTGGCGTTATTCTCGGTGACATCGGCTTGAAGTAAGATGGTGTTGCTTAGAGCTGAAATTACCTTGGGCTTGGTGAAGACTTGCTCTTCAAACTCGTAGCAAGCTGCGCACCACTCGGCAAAAAAGTCGAGCATGACGGTTTTACCTTGTGCATTCGCCTCGGCAACAGCAGTTTTTAGCTCGGCCAACGATTTCACACGCTGAAAGGTTAAGTGACCGGATTGTTGCTTTTGGTTGCTGGAGGCGACTTCGCTGACTTTGCTCATGTGGCCCAGTGGTTGAAGTAAGTTTTTCTGACCTTGCGCACCGCCAACAAACAGTAAGACGCCATACACCATGGCGGCTAACCCCAGTCCTTTA
The DNA window shown above is from Kangiella marina and carries:
- a CDS encoding FecR family protein, with protein sequence MGSLRSMNWLLSIFVMLVLALPQSVAEDWLYTVRKGDTIWGLSHKYLKEPLKFQEIQKYNNIQLDRQLPPGVTLKFPMEYLKFAPAEVDVTAINGSVYFVRRGIKKPLTLQHTLVLDDILVTEKDSSVALLFADGSKLLLGENSELVFDIQTKWGETGMVDSRMRLMKGSAEGRVKPLIGPGANFEVQTPSAVATVRGTEFRVRVDDKDPGVVFNEVDEGTVAVQLHENRASVKQGFGIKTATNLPLSKPKALLPKPIFVNAQDKYPGHPVTLTWQSIDGAKDYYFELFEDAAMTKLAHKAVLSSNQVELPEVELGAYSVRVRAIDSDGLQGLNGTHRFVISPVPSSPSLEQGASSYLTGQPIEFQWSEKSDATSYRWRLAEDRQFQSLVTEEILTTTRKTLAAGLPAGTYYWDVAAGNNQGFGKSSVAASFDVKLPQQPVVTPIAESMPSDEALSVYWSQVAMATEYQWQISSDRDFKRIIEEGTTRDTRVDVSDLPEQQLYIRVAAKGPYNQFRYSEIQEIDIVEPSNGKTAFSIGSVLLFILML
- a CDS encoding CHASE2 domain-containing protein, which translates into the protein MFEKRRFFTKGGIAFATALAVTAFFLSYFKVFQPVELLAYDRMLRLQTTQYSDNVVIVSMDEKSLRQYGPLPWPRELHAKAIERLTQARVKAIGYDVLFNKEKDDGDKALTKAVSDSGKIVFPVLIDELKQDGQLIELQPFPELYQASAELGMVHFELDSDNIARGVYLKSGLGEPYWRAFAAEVLDVANGDETFQLPFEDGKSEEASYNLTKIEKTHFALIPYKKNRDYFPRVSFVDLVEGEIDPNVLNGRTVFVGVTATAARNADFLPVPVNRDGQIMSGVEINATLFNGLSNDELILPVNLLLSSIISGFLVLVLFMLIPRSMPRHNVYLVFVLAFTMMFVSWVMLHGANRWLPMVTPAIVMILGYFLWVWRAVVTNMAFFRRTVKRLQLEVSNSFEPDVRATYEQHFTFWKRLKLIRGWSNDERDIVDFDRSIPIEVGNRPWLIELEKQSEQERRLFNKLYEQSTLTEEVEATQGSVIEDKVAQVQTAITKINFLRRFVEKTMDKMSDGIMLLDMSGIVFYANLEAKKYMKINDGDDIFSVLSQLNIQSNNDWAEELKSVMLTGVGREVQATNHNKSYFKVGFSLLDNIDGQDFIIINLADITSVKREQQRQLEMIDFISHDLRSPMTSVLALLGQFRADSSKLGIDELNSKVERLTKSSLSLAEHFLMLSRAESDIEMPLYPVELLDSIDNALATARPLAKDKNIRLTFNFADYDDTWLQANEDLLERVVLNLLTNAIKYSPADSVVSITLEEDEKDVRLLVHDQGEGINKEQMETIFEPFSRIRRHEIAKIKGIGLGLRFVKAAMERFGGSVSVESVLGEGSCFILSFPQSVVVDDDPNDIS
- a CDS encoding DMT family transporter, which encodes MYQNVQKHLAMIGLVCAIVLWAASFVAMKYAIAEFGPILTVFLRMILAAAVLIFFLRPMAKKQQYQKGDWWLLLLLALCEPCLYFIFESYALTYTTASEAGMITSLQPIMVAVAAYYLLKEKLNSRLIVGCLMAVAGVVWLTLSGESSEHASNPMLGNALEFGAITAAAAYCLLARKLSQRYSPVFLTLLQMIMGTLFFLPFLLVQDTVIPTDVSAEGVIAILFLAFGVNIFAFTCYNFAFKTMPASKVGSMMNLLPIGTLFFGWLILDEQLNGTQYLAAGLVLLGVIWSQTKPRSTVFVEHYVVRKSMRERAKQRLLRGFGLEKGESSEYQPQAKAEPKAES